A genomic window from Streptomyces broussonetiae includes:
- a CDS encoding flavin monoamine oxidase family protein has product MTDIPRDNSATRARWQTCLRLARELLLVGPGGEDLKLEYLHTLIDTGSLGPTRHPRKKILVVGAGITGLVAAGLLKDAGHDVTVLEANANRVGGRVKTFRTTKHHQPFADPAQYAEAGAMRLPDFHPLVLALVDKLGLGRRQFFNVDVDPRTGSGPDVSVPPVTYTSFTGRTWSYGDDSPEFREPDKLGNSWIRANRVQVRRAEYATAPERINEGFHLTDDEVRAPVVQMVDAALESVRDYYSDVVDGKRVNKPFVEWVEGWARVIRDFDGYSMGAFLRDHAGLSDEAVEALGTLENMSSRLYLSFFHSFLSRSDINPAVRYWEIPGGSWRLPHALHQGLLDEVRLGQRMIRLEYHDPSRDTDPEGTGAVGPAGWGVAVQTVAEDDPQAPPRLWTADLAIVTIPFSSLRFVEIVPSMSYKKRRAIIETHYDQATKVLLEFSHRWWEFTEDDWRDELESIAPGLYEYYRRGEDADSDPVRVPTLPEPEAGLLGAAVKDSAVTAEMRQLNGALPLRGPAVRPATHCFGGGSAADNPNRFMYYPSHPVEGSTGGGVVLAAYCWSDDAARWDSMPKSERYVYALRNLQALHGRRVEVFFTGRGATQSWARDPYAFGEAAIYTAHQMTSFHLDVSRPEGPVHFAGEHTSLKHAWIEGALESAVRAALAVHQAPPVTDPGPEREGESS; this is encoded by the coding sequence ATGACCGACATTCCACGGGACAACTCCGCCACCCGTGCGCGCTGGCAGACATGTCTCAGGCTGGCCCGGGAACTCTTACTCGTCGGACCCGGCGGCGAGGACCTCAAACTCGAATATCTGCACACGCTGATAGACACGGGCAGCCTCGGCCCCACCCGGCACCCGCGCAAGAAGATCCTCGTCGTCGGCGCCGGCATCACCGGCCTCGTGGCCGCCGGGCTGCTCAAGGACGCCGGTCACGACGTCACCGTGCTGGAGGCGAACGCCAACCGCGTCGGCGGGCGGGTCAAGACCTTCCGGACGACCAAGCACCACCAGCCCTTCGCCGACCCGGCCCAGTACGCCGAGGCCGGGGCGATGCGGCTGCCCGACTTCCACCCGCTCGTCCTCGCCCTGGTCGACAAACTCGGTCTCGGCCGACGCCAGTTCTTCAACGTGGACGTCGATCCCCGCACCGGCAGCGGGCCCGACGTGTCCGTCCCGCCGGTGACGTACACCTCCTTCACCGGCCGGACCTGGAGCTACGGCGACGACAGCCCCGAGTTCCGCGAGCCCGACAAGCTCGGCAACTCCTGGATCCGCGCCAACCGCGTCCAGGTACGGCGTGCCGAGTACGCCACCGCTCCCGAGCGGATCAACGAGGGCTTCCACCTCACCGACGACGAGGTCCGCGCCCCCGTCGTACAGATGGTGGACGCCGCGCTGGAGAGCGTGCGCGACTACTACTCCGACGTCGTCGACGGCAAGCGGGTCAACAAGCCGTTCGTGGAGTGGGTCGAGGGCTGGGCCCGGGTGATCCGCGACTTCGACGGCTACTCGATGGGCGCCTTCCTGCGCGACCACGCCGGGCTCAGCGACGAGGCGGTCGAGGCCCTCGGCACGCTGGAGAACATGTCCTCGCGGCTGTACCTCTCCTTCTTCCACAGCTTCCTGAGCCGCAGCGACATCAACCCCGCCGTGCGCTACTGGGAGATCCCGGGCGGCAGTTGGCGCCTGCCGCACGCCCTCCACCAGGGCCTGCTCGACGAGGTGCGGCTCGGGCAGCGCATGATCCGGCTGGAGTACCACGACCCCAGCCGCGACACCGACCCCGAGGGCACCGGCGCCGTCGGCCCCGCCGGCTGGGGCGTGGCCGTCCAGACCGTCGCCGAGGACGACCCGCAGGCACCGCCCCGCCTGTGGACGGCGGACCTGGCGATCGTCACCATCCCGTTCTCCTCCCTGCGCTTCGTCGAGATCGTCCCCTCCATGTCGTACAAGAAGCGCCGCGCGATCATCGAGACCCACTACGACCAGGCCACCAAGGTGCTGCTCGAATTCAGCCACCGGTGGTGGGAGTTCACCGAGGACGACTGGCGGGACGAGCTGGAGAGCATCGCGCCGGGCCTGTACGAGTACTACCGCCGGGGCGAGGACGCCGACTCCGACCCCGTCCGCGTGCCCACGCTGCCCGAGCCGGAGGCGGGGCTGCTCGGCGCCGCCGTCAAGGACAGCGCGGTCACGGCCGAGATGCGGCAGCTCAACGGCGCCCTGCCGCTGCGCGGCCCTGCCGTCCGCCCCGCCACCCACTGCTTCGGCGGTGGCTCCGCCGCCGACAATCCCAACCGGTTCATGTACTACCCCTCGCACCCGGTCGAGGGCAGCACCGGCGGTGGCGTCGTCCTTGCCGCGTACTGCTGGTCCGACGACGCCGCGCGGTGGGACTCCATGCCCAAGTCGGAACGCTACGTCTACGCCCTGCGCAACCTCCAGGCCCTGCACGGCCGGCGCGTCGAGGTGTTCTTCACCGGCCGGGGCGCCACCCAGAGCTGGGCCCGCGACCCGTACGCCTTCGGGGAGGCCGCCATCTACACCGCGCACCAGATGACCAGCTTCCACCTGGACGTCTCCCGGCCCGAGGGCCCGGTGCACTTCGCCGGCGAGCACACCTCCCTCAAGCACGCCTGGATCGAGGGCGCGCTGGAGAGCGCCGTCCGCGCCGCCCTCGCCGTCCACCAGGCCCCGCCGGTCACCGACCCGGGCCCGGAGCGGGAGGGGGAGTCCTCGTGA
- a CDS encoding LacI family DNA-binding transcriptional regulator — protein MASIKDVAAAAGVSVATVSRVLNEHPSVSADARTRVLAAVEELEYRPNAVARSLRTDQTHTLGLVISDVLNPYFTELARSVEEEARTLGYSVIIGNADERPDLQDHHVRNLLDRRIDGLLVSPTDGGSPLMLDAARAGTPMVFVDRWIPGVDVPVVRADGRAAVRDLVAHLCALGHRRLAIIAGPAATTTGSERVEAFRAALAEYGLALPDAYIGQGDFQAESGRRVTEGFLDLSEPPEVVFAADNLMALGALDAVRARGLRVPDDIALAAFDDIPWFVHTDPPVTAVAQPTGELGRAAVRALVDRIEGRTPQSVTLPARLVVRRSCGEPPAPSPLQSPSPVQRSTS, from the coding sequence ATGGCGAGCATCAAGGACGTCGCCGCCGCGGCCGGGGTGTCCGTGGCCACGGTGTCGCGTGTCCTGAACGAGCACCCGTCGGTCAGTGCCGACGCACGTACGCGCGTGCTGGCCGCCGTCGAGGAGCTGGAGTACCGGCCGAACGCCGTCGCACGGTCCCTGCGCACCGATCAGACCCACACCCTCGGGCTGGTCATCAGCGATGTGCTGAACCCGTACTTCACCGAGCTGGCCCGTTCCGTCGAGGAGGAGGCCCGGACACTCGGGTACAGCGTGATCATCGGCAACGCCGACGAGCGGCCCGACCTCCAGGACCACCACGTGCGCAACCTGCTCGACCGGCGGATCGACGGGCTGCTCGTCTCCCCCACCGACGGCGGGTCTCCGCTGATGCTGGACGCCGCCCGGGCCGGGACCCCGATGGTGTTCGTGGACCGGTGGATCCCCGGCGTGGACGTACCCGTCGTGCGGGCCGACGGACGGGCCGCCGTACGGGACCTGGTGGCGCATCTGTGCGCGCTCGGGCACCGTCGGCTCGCCATCATCGCCGGGCCCGCCGCCACCACGACCGGCAGTGAGCGGGTCGAGGCCTTCCGGGCCGCCCTGGCCGAGTACGGCCTTGCGCTCCCCGACGCCTACATAGGCCAGGGCGACTTCCAGGCCGAGAGCGGGCGGCGGGTCACCGAGGGGTTCCTGGACCTGTCGGAGCCGCCCGAGGTCGTCTTCGCCGCCGACAACCTGATGGCGCTCGGCGCCCTGGACGCCGTACGTGCGCGCGGGCTGCGCGTGCCGGACGACATCGCGCTGGCCGCGTTCGACGACATCCCGTGGTTCGTGCACACCGATCCGCCCGTCACCGCGGTCGCCCAGCCGACCGGTGAGCTGGGGCGGGCGGCCGTACGGGCCCTGGTCGACCGGATCGAGGGGCGGACCCCGCAGTCCGTGACGCTGCCCGCCCGGCTCGTCGTGCGCCGCTCGTGCGGCGAGCCGCCCGCCCCGTCCCCTCTGCAGTCCCCCTCCCCAGTGCAAAGGAGCACGTCGTGA